A region from the Zonotrichia leucophrys gambelii isolate GWCS_2022_RI chromosome Z, RI_Zleu_2.0, whole genome shotgun sequence genome encodes:
- the LOC135459772 gene encoding phospholipase A2 inhibitor NAI-like produces MRVSLGLSFLLAFLDPGTCLQCEVCHSMGKSCSGPMKTCTGGEDTCGIILHEVLIGGMAISSSIKSCLPSHVCNLGPVTVNYGKVKAKSHLVCCMGDDCRTTSVSLPPDNDVPNGYQCPACYSVDSFQCGTEVVNCTGSEDQCVDLAGLMNAGGLSLKAAMKGCTTISECTMVGDGKNSLGMMDIKLKRFQCRPASAMYSVVYSAGGAPPRMIFLPVLSGFILEKALF; encoded by the exons ATGAGGGTATCCCTTGGACTCAGCTTCCTCCTGGCTTTCCTGGACCCAG GGACCTGCCTTCAGTGCGAGGTATGTCACAGCATGGGAAAAAGCTGCTCTGGCCCCATGAAAACCTGCACTGGTGGTGAAGACACTTGTGGCATTATTCTGCATGAAGTCCTAATAG GGGGGATGGCCATCTCTTCATCCATCAAGTCCTGCCTGCCATCCCACGTCTGCAACCTTGGTCCTGTCACTGTGAACTATGGGAAGGTGAAAGCAAAGAGCCACTTGGTTTGCTGCATGGGTGATGACTGTCGGACAACCTCTGTGTCAT TGCCACCAGACAACGACGTGCCCAATGGATACCAGTGTCCTGCCTGCTACAGTGTGGACTCCTTTCAGTGTGGTACTGAAGTTGTAAACTGCACTGGATCTGAAGACCAATGTGTTGACCTTGCTGGGTTAATGAATGCAG GCGGACTGTCTCTGAAAGCTGCCATGAAGGGTTGCACCACCATTTCTGAATGCACCATGGTAGGAGATGGCAAAAACAGCCTGGGGATGATGGACATAAAGCTGAAACGGTTCCAATGCAGACCAGCTTCTGCTATGTACAGCGTGGTGTACAGTGCTGGGGGTGCCCCTCCACGCATGATCTTCCTTCCTGTCCTATCAGGATTCATCCTGGAGAAGGCACTTTTCTGA